A DNA window from Bacteroides cellulosilyticus contains the following coding sequences:
- a CDS encoding aromatic aminobenezylarsenical efflux permease ArsG family transporter translates to MDFLQSILDSTSIPAITAFILGILTAISPCPLATNITAIGFIGKDIENHHCIFINGLLYTLGRIITYTVLGFILIPILREGASMFSVQKVVSKYGEMLIAPLLIVIGVYMLDIIKLNLPKINFSGNKLKRKTKGSWGALFLGILFSLAFCPTSGIFYFGMLMPMSAAETGGYLLPVVYAIATGLPVILVAWVLAYSVAGLGKLYNRIQVFEKWFRKVVAILFIAVGIYYAVMYYL, encoded by the coding sequence ATGGACTTTCTTCAATCAATATTAGACAGTACTTCCATTCCTGCCATAACAGCTTTTATACTTGGAATATTAACAGCTATAAGCCCATGCCCGTTAGCTACTAATATAACAGCGATAGGATTTATCGGCAAGGATATTGAAAACCACCACTGTATATTTATTAATGGTTTGCTTTATACTTTAGGCCGAATAATAACTTATACGGTTCTTGGGTTTATCCTTATTCCCATTCTCCGCGAAGGTGCAAGTATGTTTTCCGTACAAAAGGTTGTAAGCAAGTATGGAGAAATGCTAATTGCCCCGCTATTAATAGTGATTGGTGTTTATATGCTCGACATCATCAAGCTCAATTTGCCTAAAATCAACTTTAGCGGGAATAAGCTGAAGAGAAAAACAAAAGGAAGCTGGGGTGCACTATTCTTAGGAATCTTATTTTCCCTTGCTTTCTGCCCTACAAGCGGAATATTCTATTTCGGCATGCTTATGCCAATGTCGGCAGCAGAAACAGGCGGCTATCTTTTACCGGTGGTTTATGCGATTGCAACCGGATTACCTGTTATCCTCGTAGCCTGGGTATTGGCATATAGTGTTGCCGGATTAGGCAAGCTCTATAACAGAATACAAGTATTCGAGAAATGGTTTCGTAAAGTGGTCGCCATCCTCTTTATTGCGGTGGGGATTTATTATGCAGTCATGTATTATCTATAA
- a CDS encoding ABC transporter permease produces the protein MKQFIAFVRKEFFHIFRDRRTMLILLGMPVVQIILFGFAITTEVKNIRVAILDPSNDVVTRRIIDRLDASEYFSVTTNLNTPDEVEKSFRRGDIDLAVIFSEQFANHVYTGDACVQLVADATDPNTATTQTGYAANIISSAGREMLPAGMQVSTIVPEVKLLYNPQMKSAYNFVPGVMGLILMLICAMMTSISIVREKETGTMEILLVSPVKPLFIILAKAVPYFVLSFVNLTTILLLSVYVLDVPVAGSLFWLIVVSLLFIFVSLALGLLISSVTRTQVAAMLASGLILMMPTMLLSGMIFPIESMPLLLQGISAVLPARWYIQAVRKLMIEGVDISLVLTEVSILAVMAVTLITISFKKFKNRLE, from the coding sequence ATGAAACAATTTATAGCTTTTGTCCGAAAGGAATTCTTCCATATCTTCCGCGACAGGCGAACCATGCTGATATTGCTGGGTATGCCTGTGGTGCAGATTATCCTTTTCGGCTTTGCCATAACCACGGAAGTGAAGAACATCCGTGTCGCCATTCTCGACCCGTCGAACGATGTTGTCACCCGGCGCATTATCGACCGTCTGGATGCGAGTGAATATTTCTCCGTCACCACGAATCTGAATACTCCGGACGAGGTTGAGAAGTCTTTCAGACGGGGCGACATTGACCTGGCAGTCATCTTCAGCGAGCAATTTGCGAATCACGTTTATACCGGAGATGCTTGTGTACAATTGGTGGCCGATGCTACCGACCCCAATACGGCAACCACACAGACCGGTTATGCCGCCAACATCATATCCTCTGCCGGACGCGAAATGCTTCCGGCGGGAATGCAGGTTTCCACTATTGTTCCCGAAGTGAAGCTGCTTTATAATCCGCAGATGAAGAGCGCCTACAACTTTGTGCCGGGTGTGATGGGACTGATCCTGATGTTGATTTGTGCCATGATGACTTCCATATCCATTGTTCGGGAGAAGGAGACGGGAACGATGGAGATACTGTTGGTTTCTCCGGTGAAGCCGCTATTCATTATTCTTGCCAAGGCAGTTCCTTACTTTGTGCTTTCGTTTGTCAACCTGACAACGATTTTGCTGCTCTCGGTCTATGTGCTCGATGTTCCCGTGGCGGGTAGCTTGTTCTGGCTGATTGTGGTATCACTGCTCTTTATCTTCGTTTCCTTAGCTCTGGGCTTGCTGATATCCTCGGTGACGCGGACGCAGGTTGCTGCCATGCTTGCATCGGGATTGATACTGATGATGCCTACCATGTTGCTCTCCGGTATGATATTCCCCATAGAGAGCATGCCCTTGCTGCTTCAAGGCATTTCGGCCGTACTTCCTGCCCGCTGGTATATTCAGGCTGTGCGGAAGCTGATGATCGAAGGAGTGGACATCTCACTGGTATTGACGGAAGTCAGTATTCTTGCTGTAATGGCGGTTACGCTGATTACGATTAGTTTCAAGAAGTTTAAGAACCGATTAGAATAG
- the arsB gene encoding ACR3 family arsenite efflux transporter codes for MEKKQGIGFFERYLTLWVTLCIIAGIAVGQWLPVIPQTLSKFEYANVSIPVAILIWLMIYPMMLKVDFQSVKNVGKRPKGIIVTCVTNWLIKPFTMFGIAYLFFYAIFKVFIPEDLAKEYLAGAVLLGAAPCTAMVFVWSHLTKGDAAYTLVQVAVNDLIILVAFAPIVALLLGVGGVIIPWDTLFLSVLLFVVIPLSAGVITRTWVIRRKGIEYFNHVFIRKFDNYTVGGLLLTLIILFSFQGETILNNPLHILLIAIPLVLQTILIFFVAYGWAKWWKLPHNVAAPAGMIGASNFFELAVAVAISLFGLQSGAALATVVGVLVEVPVMLMLVRMANNTKKWFPE; via the coding sequence ATGGAAAAGAAGCAAGGAATTGGATTTTTTGAACGATATCTTACCCTATGGGTTACCTTGTGTATTATTGCCGGAATTGCCGTGGGCCAATGGCTTCCGGTGATACCGCAAACCTTGAGCAAATTTGAATACGCCAATGTTTCTATACCTGTGGCAATTCTAATATGGTTGATGATCTATCCCATGATGCTGAAAGTAGATTTTCAGAGCGTTAAGAATGTGGGTAAACGCCCTAAAGGGATAATCGTTACTTGCGTTACGAACTGGCTTATAAAGCCTTTTACAATGTTTGGAATAGCCTATTTATTCTTTTATGCCATCTTCAAGGTTTTTATACCCGAAGATTTAGCCAAAGAATATCTGGCAGGTGCGGTCTTGCTTGGGGCAGCTCCTTGTACGGCGATGGTCTTTGTATGGAGTCATTTAACAAAAGGTGACGCCGCCTACACGCTGGTGCAGGTAGCTGTAAACGACTTGATAATATTAGTTGCTTTTGCTCCTATTGTTGCCTTATTATTGGGTGTCGGCGGTGTCATAATTCCGTGGGATACACTGTTTCTATCCGTATTGTTGTTCGTTGTCATTCCGCTTTCAGCAGGAGTGATAACCCGGACATGGGTTATCAGACGAAAAGGAATAGAATACTTCAACCATGTATTTATCCGTAAATTTGATAACTATACGGTTGGAGGATTACTTTTGACGCTTATTATCCTGTTTTCTTTTCAAGGGGAAACAATATTGAATAACCCCTTACATATTCTCTTGATAGCCATCCCGCTTGTCCTGCAAACAATCCTGATTTTCTTTGTCGCTTATGGATGGGCGAAATGGTGGAAATTACCCCACAATGTGGCTGCTCCGGCCGGAATGATCGGTGCAAGTAATTTCTTTGAACTGGCTGTGGCTGTGGCCATATCTCTTTTTGGCTTACAATCCGGTGCTGCATTGGCCACTGTTGTGGGTGTACTTGTGGAGGTTCCGGTAATGCTTATGCTGGTACGGATGGCAAATAATACCAAAAAGTGGTTTCCTGAATGA
- a CDS encoding Hsp20/alpha crystallin family protein, producing the protein MMPVRRTQNWLPSIFNDFFDNEWMEKANATAPAINVLETEKEYKVELAAPGMTKDDFNVHIDEDNNLVISMEKKTENKEEKKDGRYLRREFSYSKFQQTMILPDNVDKEKIAAQVENGVLNINLPKFSAEEKQKNKKSIEVK; encoded by the coding sequence ATGATGCCTGTTAGAAGAACTCAAAATTGGTTACCAAGTATCTTCAATGATTTCTTTGATAACGAATGGATGGAAAAAGCCAATGCAACCGCTCCGGCTATCAACGTGCTGGAAACGGAAAAGGAGTACAAAGTAGAATTGGCTGCTCCGGGAATGACCAAAGATGACTTCAATGTTCATATCGACGAAGACAACAATCTGGTTATCAGCATGGAAAAGAAGACTGAAAACAAGGAGGAAAAGAAAGACGGTCGCTATCTGCGTCGCGAATTCTCATACTCTAAGTTCCAACAGACCATGATATTGCCGGACAATGTGGACAAGGAAAAGATTGCAGCACAAGTAGAAAATGGCGTGCTGAACATTAATCTACCGAAGTTCTCAGCCGAAGAAAAACAGAAGAATAAGAAATCTATTGAAGTGAAATAA
- a CDS encoding ABC transporter permease, whose amino-acid sequence MIKFLIEKEFKQLLRNSFLPKMILIFPCMIMILMPWAANLEIKNINLNIVDNDHSVLSRRLVDKIGASTYFRTTALPDTYNEGLRSIEIGSADIILEIPRDFEKNWVTGKSPRLLVAVNAVNGTKGGLGGSYLSSIINDYIRELQSESPARAMSAGMGLPRIGISTQNLYNPNLNYKLFMVPALMVMLLTMICGFLPALNVVGEKEVGTIEQINVTPVSKLTFILAKLIPYWLIGFIVLTICFFLAWLLYGILPVGHFVTIYLFAVVFLFVVSGFGLVISNHSATLQQAMFVMWFFMLILMLMSGLFTPVHSMPEWAQLIAALNPLKYFVEVMRTIYLRGGGIVELLPQLGALTAFAVFFNLWAVRSYRKNN is encoded by the coding sequence ATGATAAAGTTTCTGATAGAAAAAGAATTCAAGCAGTTGCTCCGTAACTCATTCCTGCCGAAGATGATTCTTATCTTTCCCTGCATGATTATGATACTGATGCCCTGGGCGGCAAATCTGGAGATAAAGAACATTAACCTGAACATTGTGGATAATGACCACAGCGTCCTTTCGCGCCGCCTTGTGGATAAGATCGGCGCATCCACCTATTTCCGTACAACGGCCCTTCCTGATACTTACAATGAAGGGTTGCGCTCCATCGAAATCGGTTCGGCGGATATTATCCTGGAGATTCCCCGCGATTTTGAAAAGAACTGGGTGACGGGCAAAAGCCCCCGCCTGCTGGTTGCCGTCAATGCGGTGAACGGTACAAAGGGAGGATTGGGCGGCTCGTACCTGTCTTCCATCATTAATGACTATATCCGTGAGTTGCAATCGGAATCACCGGCAAGGGCAATGTCTGCCGGGATGGGATTGCCCCGGATCGGTATTTCAACGCAGAATCTGTATAACCCGAACCTGAATTACAAGCTCTTTATGGTTCCGGCATTGATGGTGATGTTGCTGACAATGATTTGCGGTTTTCTTCCGGCACTCAATGTGGTAGGCGAGAAAGAGGTGGGCACTATCGAGCAGATTAATGTAACGCCTGTCTCCAAACTGACGTTTATTCTTGCCAAGCTGATACCTTATTGGCTGATAGGTTTCATTGTGCTTACGATATGTTTCTTTCTGGCATGGTTGCTCTATGGTATTCTGCCTGTGGGGCATTTCGTGACGATATACCTTTTTGCAGTGGTCTTCCTGTTTGTAGTCTCCGGATTCGGTCTGGTGATTTCCAATCATTCCGCTACGTTGCAGCAGGCCATGTTCGTCATGTGGTTCTTTATGCTGATACTGATGCTGATGAGCGGCTTGTTCACTCCCGTACACAGTATGCCGGAGTGGGCACAACTAATTGCCGCACTCAATCCGCTGAAATACTTTGTAGAGGTGATGCGTACCATTTACCTGCGGGGTGGTGGCATTGTGGAGTTACTTCCACAGTTGGGAGCATTGACGGCCTTTGCGGTGTTCTTTAATCTGTGGGCGGTGAGGAGTTATAGAAAGAATAATTGA
- a CDS encoding acyltransferase family protein, giving the protein MNTQTTYLASKPHYEILDGLRGVAAVMVVAFHLFEAHAGGNHLTQIINHGYLAVDFFFMLSGFVIGYAYDDRWNRMSIGTFFKRRVIRLHPMVIIGSIIGALFFFFQKSPCFPNMDNVSVGTVLIIMLYGCTLLPLPLKWDIRGWTEMHPLNGPAWSLYYEYIGNILYALFVRKFNKVALSILVFLAACATLHLCLTAPNGDIVGGWALNWEQQYVGFVRLLYPFFAGLLLSRLGWLIRVKKRAFWWCSLLIVIILSVPRIGGEDGFWMNGLYEAFCIIFIFPVIVSMGAGGKVTGKRSVGICKFLGDISYPVYITHYPLIYTYTAWACNNNATITEGLPYMILTFVGAFVLAYACLKLYDEPVRKWLTNRFLKGARKAK; this is encoded by the coding sequence ATGAACACGCAGACAACTTATCTCGCCTCTAAGCCGCATTATGAAATCCTGGATGGATTGCGTGGAGTGGCAGCTGTTATGGTTGTAGCCTTCCATCTTTTCGAAGCACATGCAGGTGGCAACCATCTCACGCAAATCATTAACCATGGCTATCTTGCCGTCGACTTTTTCTTTATGCTTTCGGGCTTTGTAATCGGTTATGCCTATGATGACCGCTGGAACCGGATGAGTATCGGCACTTTCTTCAAACGCCGTGTCATCCGCCTGCATCCTATGGTAATTATAGGTAGCATTATTGGTGCGCTTTTCTTTTTCTTCCAGAAATCCCCCTGTTTTCCGAATATGGATAATGTATCGGTTGGAACTGTTCTGATAATCATGCTCTATGGTTGTACGCTGCTTCCCCTTCCTTTGAAGTGGGACATTCGCGGGTGGACGGAAATGCACCCGTTGAACGGGCCGGCATGGTCGCTCTATTATGAATATATCGGCAATATCCTGTACGCACTGTTTGTTCGTAAGTTCAACAAGGTTGCTTTGTCCATCCTTGTTTTTCTGGCAGCCTGTGCCACTTTGCATCTCTGTCTTACGGCGCCCAATGGTGATATCGTGGGCGGATGGGCATTGAATTGGGAACAGCAGTATGTGGGCTTTGTCCGTTTGCTCTATCCGTTCTTTGCAGGTTTGCTGCTTTCACGTCTGGGCTGGCTCATACGGGTAAAGAAACGCGCATTCTGGTGGTGTAGCTTGCTGATTGTGATAATTCTTTCCGTTCCCCGTATTGGCGGTGAAGATGGTTTCTGGATGAACGGACTCTACGAGGCATTTTGCATTATCTTTATCTTCCCGGTCATTGTTTCGATGGGAGCCGGTGGCAAAGTAACGGGAAAACGCTCTGTAGGTATCTGTAAGTTCCTGGGTGATATCTCATATCCCGTTTATATCACTCATTATCCGTTGATATACACATATACAGCCTGGGCATGCAACAATAATGCGACCATCACCGAAGGTCTTCCTTATATGATACTGACCTTTGTCGGAGCTTTCGTCCTTGCTTATGCCTGCCTGAAACTCTATGACGAACCGGTACGCAAATGGCTGACCAATCGTTTTCTGAAAGGAGCGCGTAAGGCGAAATAA
- the arsA gene encoding arsenical pump-driving ATPase yields the protein MKAFNLSDIDLTKYLFFTGKGGVGKTSIACATAVGLADKGKKILLISTDPASNLQDVFNQSLNGHGSEITEIPGLTVVNLDPEQAAAEYRERVIAPFRGKLPESVIQNMEEQLSGSCTVEIAAFNEFSDFITDAQKQLEFDHIIFDTAPTGHTLRMLQLPSAWSTFISESTHGASCLGQLSGLEERKEIYKKAVGTLSDTGTTRLMLVSRPEIAPLKEAARSSHELQLLGIKNQILIINGVLKQLDKNDSVSSQLHERQQKALQSMPAELSGYPLYHVPLRSYNLSSIANIRRMLYSDSLSNEVNYKPVVAPKDVDEMVDDLYTSGKRVIFTMGKGGVGKTTLATEIALKLTRLGAKVHLTTTDPANHLNYELAIKAGITVSRIDEAEVLEKYKNEVRSKAAEAVTAEDMEYIEEDLRSPCTQEIAVFKAFAEIVDKAETEIVVIDTAPTGHTLLLLDATQSYHKEVERTQGEVMGAVANLLPRLRNSKETEVVIVTLPEATPVFEAERLQMDLQRAGINNKWWVVNACLSLTETKNSFLKAKAQNELAWIKKVEQLSQGNAALIEWRNV from the coding sequence ATGAAAGCATTTAATTTATCAGATATTGACCTTACAAAATATCTCTTTTTCACAGGAAAAGGAGGGGTTGGAAAAACATCTATCGCTTGCGCTACGGCTGTGGGATTAGCAGACAAGGGTAAGAAAATACTTCTTATCAGTACCGACCCTGCTTCCAACTTACAGGACGTCTTCAACCAATCACTTAACGGGCACGGTTCAGAGATTACAGAAATACCGGGCTTGACAGTTGTCAATCTTGATCCAGAACAGGCGGCGGCAGAATATCGGGAAAGGGTGATCGCACCTTTCAGGGGAAAATTGCCTGAAAGTGTTATCCAAAACATGGAAGAACAACTGTCAGGATCATGCACGGTTGAGATTGCTGCTTTCAATGAGTTCTCGGATTTCATTACCGATGCTCAAAAGCAATTAGAGTTCGACCATATAATCTTTGATACTGCTCCCACAGGGCATACTTTACGGATGCTGCAACTACCATCAGCATGGAGCACATTCATTAGTGAAAGTACTCATGGCGCATCTTGTCTAGGCCAGTTATCAGGATTGGAAGAACGAAAAGAAATTTATAAAAAGGCTGTTGGAACACTTTCCGATACGGGCACAACCCGGCTAATGTTGGTGAGTCGTCCCGAAATCGCGCCATTGAAAGAAGCCGCCCGTTCTTCTCACGAACTGCAATTATTAGGAATTAAAAATCAGATACTAATAATAAACGGTGTTTTGAAACAGTTGGATAAAAACGACAGCGTTTCCAGTCAGCTACATGAAAGACAACAGAAAGCCCTGCAAAGTATGCCTGCGGAACTATCCGGTTATCCGTTGTATCATGTTCCTTTGCGATCATACAATTTATCCAGCATAGCGAATATCCGGCGGATGCTGTATAGTGACAGCCTTTCCAATGAGGTAAATTATAAGCCTGTGGTAGCCCCCAAAGATGTGGACGAAATGGTGGATGATCTTTATACATCCGGAAAAAGGGTTATTTTTACAATGGGAAAAGGTGGCGTAGGCAAAACTACATTAGCTACTGAAATTGCTTTAAAATTAACCCGGCTCGGTGCCAAAGTGCATTTGACAACTACCGATCCGGCAAACCATCTGAATTATGAACTTGCCATAAAAGCCGGTATCACGGTAAGCCGGATTGATGAAGCTGAGGTTTTAGAGAAGTACAAGAACGAAGTCCGCAGCAAAGCAGCCGAAGCAGTCACCGCTGAAGACATGGAGTACATAGAGGAAGATTTACGCTCTCCCTGCACACAAGAGATTGCAGTATTCAAGGCTTTTGCCGAGATTGTGGATAAGGCTGAAACTGAGATTGTTGTGATTGATACCGCACCAACAGGGCATACTTTATTGCTTTTGGACGCCACTCAAAGTTATCATAAAGAGGTTGAACGTACCCAAGGAGAAGTCATGGGGGCAGTAGCCAATCTGTTACCTCGCCTACGTAATTCAAAGGAGACGGAAGTAGTGATTGTTACTTTACCCGAAGCAACCCCTGTCTTCGAAGCGGAACGCCTTCAGATGGATTTACAACGTGCCGGGATAAACAATAAATGGTGGGTGGTAAATGCTTGCCTCTCATTAACAGAGACTAAAAATTCGTTCCTGAAAGCGAAAGCGCAAAACGAATTAGCTTGGATTAAGAAAGTAGAGCAATTATCACAGGGCAATGCAGCCCTGATAGAATGGAGAAACGTATAA
- a CDS encoding ATP-binding cassette domain-containing protein: MEHAVVIDNVTKKYGAVEALKGVSLTVPSGELFGIIGPDGAGKTSLFRILTTLLLPDSGNASVCGLDIAKDYKEIRRRVGYMPGRFSLYQDLTVEENLNFFATVFHTTIEENYELVKDIYQQIEPFRKRRAGALSGGMKQKLALSCALIHKPDVLFLDEPTTGVDPVSRKEFWGMLRRLKEQGITIIASTPIIDEARQCDRIAFINEGQIYGIDTPERILNQFASILCPPGLEHGKVEQKDEYVIEVDKLTKRFGYFTAVDHISFKVHRGEIFGFLGANGAGKTTAMRMLTGLSHPTGGTARVAGFDVATRTEDVKKNIGYMSQKFSLYEDLKVWENIRLFAGIYGMAEDEIARKTDELLERIGLSAERDTLVKSLPLGWKQKLAFSVSIFHEPKIVFLDEPTGGVDPATRRQFWELIYQAADRGITVFVTTHFMDEAEYCDRISIMVDGVIRALDTPDELKRQFKVATMDDVFQQLAREAVRT; encoded by the coding sequence ATGGAACATGCGGTTGTTATAGATAACGTTACCAAGAAATATGGGGCGGTGGAGGCGTTGAAGGGTGTTTCCTTGACGGTTCCTTCCGGAGAGTTGTTCGGCATTATCGGGCCTGACGGGGCGGGGAAGACTTCTCTTTTCCGTATCCTCACCACCTTGCTGCTTCCCGATAGTGGAAATGCTTCGGTGTGCGGTCTGGATATAGCGAAGGATTATAAAGAAATCCGTCGTCGCGTAGGCTATATGCCGGGACGCTTCTCCCTCTATCAGGACTTGACGGTAGAAGAAAACTTGAACTTCTTTGCTACTGTTTTCCATACTACCATTGAGGAGAATTATGAATTGGTGAAAGATATCTACCAGCAGATAGAGCCTTTCCGAAAACGCCGTGCCGGAGCTTTGTCCGGAGGTATGAAGCAGAAACTGGCGTTGAGTTGTGCGCTTATCCATAAACCGGATGTGCTTTTCCTCGACGAGCCGACAACAGGGGTAGATCCTGTTTCCCGCAAGGAGTTTTGGGGAATGCTTCGTCGGTTGAAGGAACAGGGCATCACCATCATAGCCTCTACGCCTATTATTGATGAGGCACGCCAATGTGACCGCATTGCTTTTATCAATGAGGGTCAGATATATGGAATAGATACTCCGGAACGTATTCTGAATCAGTTCGCAAGCATTCTCTGTCCGCCAGGGCTGGAACACGGCAAGGTGGAACAGAAAGATGAGTATGTCATCGAAGTGGATAAGCTCACCAAACGTTTCGGCTATTTCACGGCAGTGGATCATATCTCTTTCAAAGTCCATCGTGGCGAGATATTCGGCTTCCTGGGCGCCAACGGTGCCGGAAAGACTACTGCCATGCGCATGCTTACCGGATTGAGCCATCCCACAGGAGGCACGGCCCGCGTAGCCGGTTTTGATGTTGCCACCCGGACGGAGGATGTGAAAAAGAATATCGGCTATATGAGCCAGAAGTTTTCTCTTTACGAAGACCTGAAAGTGTGGGAGAATATCCGGCTGTTTGCTGGGATTTACGGCATGGCAGAAGATGAAATAGCCCGCAAGACCGATGAACTTCTGGAACGCATCGGGCTGAGTGCCGAACGTGATACGCTGGTAAAAAGTCTGCCGCTGGGCTGGAAACAGAAACTTGCTTTCTCCGTTTCCATCTTTCACGAGCCGAAGATCGTCTTTCTGGATGAGCCGACGGGTGGGGTAGATCCTGCCACCCGTCGCCAGTTCTGGGAGCTTATTTATCAGGCTGCCGACCGGGGGATCACTGTCTTTGTCACCACTCACTTTATGGATGAGGCCGAGTATTGCGACCGTATCTCTATCATGGTGGATGGCGTGATCCGTGCCCTCGATACGCCCGATGAATTGAAACGGCAATTTAAGGTTGCTACAATGGATGATGTTTTCCAGCAATTGGCACGGGAGGCGGTGCGTACTTAG
- a CDS encoding glycoside hydrolase family 43 protein gives MKKIILSIFIMMGLATLSYAQQGYQNPIIPGFHPDPSVCRVGEDYYLVNSSFCYFPGVPLFHSKDLVNWEQIGNCLTRESQVKLTNAGTWGGIYAPTIRYNEGVFYMITTNVSDKGNFLVHTTDPRGEWSEPVWIRQGGIDPSLYFENGKCYLVSNPDVGIYLCEINPMTGEQLSESKRIWNGTGGRHPEGPHIYKKDDWYYLLISEGGTEYGHKVTIARSRDIDGPYEGNPANPILTHINKNAQNSPIQGTGHADLIEAHDGSWWMVCLAFRPQTGSHHLLGRETFIAPVRWDKNAWPVVNGDGTIALQMDAPTLPQQPFVSKAPRTTFNTEKLGPEWIYLRNPKQENYILNGKTLRLKATSVNLNSMDSPTFIGRRQQHISFTAGTSVELQKGQPQDEAGITVFMENHSHYDLFVRQDAKEQQSIILRYQLGELKHIEKEINIPQGKVQLQVKGNNEFYSFGYSTAGNKFQEIAKMNTRYLSTETAGGFTGIILGLYAVSASSKAQADFDYFDYQGNE, from the coding sequence ATGAAGAAAATCATCTTATCCATCTTTATTATGATGGGACTGGCAACTCTCTCATATGCTCAACAAGGATATCAAAATCCAATCATTCCGGGCTTCCATCCTGACCCGAGTGTTTGCCGTGTTGGCGAAGACTATTACCTGGTCAACAGCAGTTTCTGTTATTTCCCCGGAGTACCCCTGTTTCATAGTAAGGATCTGGTCAACTGGGAACAGATTGGAAATTGCCTGACGCGGGAATCACAGGTAAAGTTAACCAATGCCGGCACATGGGGCGGAATCTACGCCCCTACCATCCGCTACAATGAGGGAGTGTTTTACATGATTACTACCAATGTTTCGGACAAGGGGAATTTCCTGGTTCACACCACTGATCCACGTGGTGAATGGTCAGAACCTGTTTGGATAAGGCAAGGAGGCATCGATCCATCCCTTTATTTTGAAAATGGGAAGTGCTATTTGGTCAGCAATCCGGATGTAGGCATCTATCTGTGCGAAATAAATCCGATGACCGGAGAGCAGTTAAGTGAATCCAAACGTATCTGGAACGGTACGGGCGGACGCCATCCGGAAGGACCACATATTTATAAGAAAGATGATTGGTACTATCTGCTGATTTCCGAAGGAGGTACTGAATATGGGCACAAGGTAACCATTGCCCGTAGCCGGGATATCGACGGTCCGTATGAGGGTAATCCCGCCAACCCCATCCTGACGCATATAAACAAAAACGCACAGAACAGTCCGATACAGGGAACCGGTCATGCCGATCTGATAGAAGCTCACGATGGTTCGTGGTGGATGGTATGTCTCGCATTCCGTCCGCAAACCGGCTCGCATCATCTGTTGGGGCGCGAAACGTTTATTGCACCTGTACGATGGGATAAGAATGCCTGGCCTGTGGTAAACGGAGATGGAACCATAGCCTTACAGATGGATGCCCCCACTCTTCCACAGCAACCTTTTGTATCGAAAGCTCCCCGCACCACCTTCAATACCGAGAAACTGGGACCGGAATGGATCTATCTGCGCAATCCCAAACAAGAGAACTACATCCTGAACGGTAAGACACTCCGATTGAAAGCAACTTCCGTCAATCTGAACAGTATGGACTCTCCCACTTTCATCGGCCGCAGACAGCAACATATCAGTTTCACAGCCGGAACATCCGTTGAACTACAGAAAGGACAACCGCAGGACGAAGCCGGAATAACGGTATTCATGGAAAATCATTCGCACTATGACCTTTTTGTAAGGCAGGATGCTAAGGAACAGCAGTCTATCATCCTGAGATATCAGTTGGGAGAGCTGAAACATATAGAAAAGGAAATCAATATCCCTCAAGGAAAAGTGCAGCTGCAGGTCAAGGGGAATAATGAGTTCTACTCATTCGGCTATTCCACCGCCGGAAATAAATTCCAGGAAATAGCAAAAATGAACACGCGCTACCTCAGTACCGAAACTGCCGGCGGATTTACCGGTATCATATTGGGCTTGTATGCCGTATCCGCCTCCTCAAAGGCACAGGCTGACTTTGATTATTTCGACTATCAGGGAAACGAATAA
- the arsD gene encoding arsenite efflux transporter metallochaperone ArsD: MKKIEIFDPAMCCPTGLCGTNINPELMRIAVVIETLKRQGITVIRHNLRDEPQIYVSNQTINDYLQKYGAEALPITLVDGEVAISKTYPTTRQMSEWTGINLDFMSTK; encoded by the coding sequence ATGAAAAAGATAGAAATTTTCGACCCGGCGATGTGTTGTCCTACGGGTTTGTGTGGAACAAACATCAATCCTGAATTAATGCGGATTGCTGTCGTTATAGAAACATTAAAAAGACAAGGAATAACGGTTATCCGCCATAATCTGAGGGACGAGCCTCAGATATATGTAAGCAATCAGACCATAAATGATTATCTTCAAAAATACGGTGCAGAAGCATTGCCCATTACCCTGGTGGATGGTGAAGTAGCTATATCTAAAACCTACCCCACCACCCGACAGATGAGTGAATGGACCGGCATAAATTTAGACTTCATGTCTACAAAATAA